One genomic region from Euzebya tangerina encodes:
- the dnaG gene encoding DNA primase, giving the protein MAGRINDEDLNSLKQRLDIVEVVQPYTALKRSGSNFMGRCPFHDEKSPSFSVRQDKGFYHCFGCGVGGDAITFVQEADGLSFTEAVEKLARQFGITLRYEELRPGQAKALGRRTRILELTAAADTFYRQQLRSTTGDSARTYLTERGVEEEAWDIFGIGWAPDAWSALSDHLIAEGASPADVIQAGLATKGRRGPVDRFRARVLFPIRDQRGDTVAFGGRILPGGPVVTKMDGAAPKYINSPGTDIYDKSTTLYGLDLARREIVKRREVLVVEGYMDVIALNLAGMPNAVAPCGTALTEQHFTLLQRLDARVTLSLDADDAGFDAAERARERAEKVGVRDLGVLVLPDGQDPADLVSAGGVEAVRAALADRKTAVEFQIEHLLRGADLSTPEAKTQAYRSTFDLLGRITDPTLRYHYVFNVVGPRVGLPAQRIEDELNRAHPSGARDRSSERHNPPQAPTASPTRDTQMLLERQVLQVALQRPDLLPDDWGMVEEDVFVADVSRTLFRAITTHDGDLDLVLDAMPDDDLRSRVRGLAAAELTMSTHPSQVARLVDALRAKDARRRWQAARQELQDNAGLLDATRQADLLRDVAELERVWRAYERRDVHDRDVVM; this is encoded by the coding sequence ATGGCCGGCAGGATCAACGACGAGGATCTGAACTCCCTCAAGCAGCGCCTGGACATCGTCGAGGTCGTCCAGCCCTACACCGCGCTGAAGCGTTCGGGCAGCAACTTCATGGGTCGCTGCCCGTTCCACGACGAGAAGTCGCCGTCGTTCTCGGTCCGACAGGACAAGGGCTTCTATCACTGCTTCGGCTGCGGCGTCGGCGGTGATGCCATCACCTTCGTCCAGGAAGCTGATGGCCTCAGCTTCACCGAGGCGGTCGAGAAGCTCGCGCGGCAGTTCGGCATCACCCTGCGGTACGAGGAGCTGCGTCCGGGGCAGGCGAAGGCGCTCGGACGGCGCACGCGGATCCTCGAACTCACGGCTGCCGCGGACACCTTCTACCGCCAGCAGCTGCGCAGCACGACGGGGGACTCGGCGCGGACCTACCTGACCGAGCGAGGGGTCGAGGAGGAGGCCTGGGACATCTTCGGCATCGGCTGGGCCCCGGACGCCTGGAGTGCGCTCTCCGATCATCTGATCGCCGAGGGCGCCTCACCGGCCGACGTCATCCAGGCCGGGCTGGCGACGAAGGGTCGGCGGGGGCCGGTGGACCGCTTCCGCGCCCGGGTCCTCTTTCCCATCAGAGACCAACGCGGTGACACCGTGGCCTTCGGCGGGCGGATCCTGCCGGGCGGGCCCGTCGTCACGAAGATGGACGGTGCCGCGCCGAAGTACATCAACTCACCGGGCACCGACATCTACGACAAGTCGACGACGTTGTACGGACTTGATCTGGCCCGGCGTGAGATCGTCAAACGCCGCGAGGTCCTGGTGGTCGAGGGCTACATGGACGTCATCGCCCTCAACCTGGCGGGGATGCCGAACGCCGTCGCGCCCTGCGGGACGGCCCTGACCGAGCAGCACTTCACCCTCCTCCAGCGGCTGGACGCCAGGGTCACGCTCTCCTTGGACGCCGACGACGCCGGGTTCGATGCCGCCGAACGAGCCCGGGAGCGAGCCGAGAAGGTGGGGGTCCGCGACCTGGGGGTGCTCGTGCTCCCCGACGGCCAGGACCCCGCTGATCTCGTCTCGGCCGGCGGCGTGGAGGCCGTGAGAGCGGCACTGGCCGATCGCAAGACCGCCGTGGAGTTCCAGATCGAGCACCTGCTCCGCGGCGCGGACCTCAGCACGCCAGAGGCCAAGACGCAGGCGTATCGCTCCACCTTCGACCTGCTGGGCAGGATCACTGACCCGACCCTGCGGTACCACTACGTCTTCAACGTCGTCGGCCCCCGAGTCGGCTTGCCCGCCCAGCGGATCGAGGACGAGCTGAACCGCGCCCACCCCAGCGGTGCACGGGATCGGTCGAGCGAGCGTCACAACCCTCCACAGGCGCCGACGGCGTCGCCGACCCGAGACACCCAGATGCTGCTCGAACGGCAGGTGCTGCAGGTTGCGTTGCAGCGACCGGATCTGCTGCCCGACGATTGGGGCATGGTCGAGGAGGACGTGTTCGTCGCGGACGTCTCCCGGACCCTCTTCCGGGCCATCACGACTCATGACGGTGACCTCGACCTCGTGCTCGATGCCATGCCGGACGACGACCTGCGGTCGCGGGTCCGCGGACTCGCTGCGGCGGAGCTGACCATGAGCACCCATCCGTCCCAGGTGGCACGGCTGGTGGACGCGCTCCGTGCCAAGGACGCGCGGCGCCGCTGGCAGGCGGCCCGACAGGAGCTCCAGGACAACGCCGGGCTGCTGGATGCCACGCGGCAGGCGGACCTGCTTCGCGACGTCGCTGAGCTGGAGCGGGTCTGGCGCGCGTACGAGCGGCGGGACGTCCACGACCGGGACGTGGTGATGTGA
- a CDS encoding NADP-dependent isocitrate dehydrogenase, which yields MTDSPIIYTYTDEAPALATHSFLPVIEAFAGACGVGIETRDISLAARTLAQWNDTLPEDRRVNDALAELGELAKTPEANIIKLPNISASVPQLKAAIAELQSHGFDIPDYPDEVTSDADTDARARYSVAMGSAVNPVLREGNSDRRAPAAVKEYARNNPHSMGEWSADSKSHVATMDGGDFRSNEKSVTIEEAGSLQIRLTDAEGQTTVLKESVPVEAGEVVDSTFMSKEALEAFLRAQVADAETTGVLFSLHMKATMMKVSDPIIFGHAVRAYFAEVFETWEAELAAAGANPNDGLGGVIKAVEEELDADTAAAIKADIDAALESGPDLAYVNSHKGITNLHVPSDVIIDASMPAMIRTSGQMWNADDETQDTKATIPDSSYADLYQATIEYCKANGAFDPSTMGTVPNVGLMAKKAEEYGSHDKTFEIPHAGTVEVVDGSGTVLMAHEVEAGDIWRACQAKDGPIRDWVKLAVNRARATGWPAIFWLDETRAHDAQLIAKVKTYLDEHDTEGLDIQIMNVADAAWYTLERAGRGENTISVTGNVLRDYLTDLFPILELGTSAKMLSIVPLMNGGGLFETGAGGSAPKHVQQLQAENHLRWDSLGEYLALGVSLEHFADVTGNGGAKVMGEALSRATTEYLREGRSPSRKVNELDNRASTFYLSLYWAQALAEQDDDADLAATFTPVAEALAEAEETIVAELIEVQGEPVDLHGYYYIDRDKADRVMRPSKTYNSILADI from the coding sequence ATGACTGACTCCCCGATCATCTACACCTACACCGACGAGGCCCCGGCACTGGCCACCCACTCCTTCCTCCCGGTCATCGAGGCCTTCGCCGGCGCCTGCGGGGTGGGCATCGAGACGCGCGACATCTCCCTCGCGGCTCGGACCCTGGCGCAGTGGAACGACACGCTACCGGAGGACCGTCGGGTGAACGACGCGCTGGCCGAACTGGGGGAGTTGGCCAAGACCCCGGAGGCCAACATCATCAAGCTGCCGAACATCTCCGCCTCGGTGCCGCAGCTCAAGGCGGCCATCGCGGAGCTGCAGTCCCACGGCTTCGACATCCCCGACTACCCCGACGAGGTCACCTCCGACGCCGACACCGATGCCCGGGCTCGCTACTCGGTCGCGATGGGGTCCGCCGTGAACCCGGTGCTGCGTGAGGGCAACTCCGACCGTCGGGCGCCCGCGGCGGTGAAGGAGTACGCCCGCAACAACCCGCACTCGATGGGGGAGTGGTCGGCTGATTCGAAGTCCCACGTCGCAACCATGGACGGCGGGGACTTCCGCTCCAACGAGAAGTCCGTCACGATTGAGGAGGCCGGGTCGCTGCAGATCCGTCTGACCGATGCCGAGGGCCAGACGACGGTGCTGAAGGAGTCGGTGCCGGTCGAGGCCGGTGAGGTCGTCGACTCCACCTTCATGAGCAAGGAGGCGCTCGAGGCCTTCCTGAGGGCTCAGGTGGCCGATGCCGAGACGACGGGGGTCCTGTTCAGCCTGCACATGAAGGCGACGATGATGAAGGTCAGCGACCCCATCATCTTCGGTCACGCCGTTCGGGCGTACTTCGCCGAGGTCTTCGAGACCTGGGAGGCGGAACTCGCGGCCGCCGGCGCCAACCCGAACGACGGCCTGGGCGGGGTCATCAAGGCCGTCGAGGAGGAGCTCGACGCCGACACCGCGGCCGCAATCAAGGCCGACATCGACGCTGCGCTTGAGAGCGGCCCTGACCTGGCCTACGTCAACTCCCACAAGGGGATCACGAACCTCCACGTCCCCTCCGACGTCATCATCGACGCCTCGATGCCCGCGATGATCCGCACGTCCGGGCAGATGTGGAACGCCGATGACGAGACCCAGGACACGAAGGCCACGATTCCCGACTCGAGCTACGCCGACCTGTACCAAGCCACCATCGAGTACTGCAAGGCCAACGGGGCCTTCGACCCCTCGACCATGGGAACGGTGCCCAACGTCGGCCTGATGGCGAAGAAGGCGGAGGAGTACGGCTCCCACGACAAGACCTTCGAGATCCCACACGCCGGGACCGTCGAGGTCGTCGACGGCTCCGGCACGGTGCTGATGGCTCACGAGGTCGAGGCGGGAGACATCTGGCGGGCCTGCCAGGCCAAGGACGGCCCCATCCGGGACTGGGTCAAGCTGGCGGTCAACCGAGCCCGCGCGACCGGCTGGCCGGCGATCTTCTGGCTGGACGAGACCCGGGCGCACGACGCCCAGCTCATCGCCAAGGTCAAGACCTACTTGGATGAGCACGACACCGAGGGCCTCGACATCCAGATCATGAACGTCGCCGATGCGGCCTGGTACACGCTGGAGCGGGCCGGCCGCGGCGAGAACACGATCTCAGTCACCGGGAACGTGCTGCGTGACTACCTGACCGACCTCTTCCCCATCCTTGAGCTCGGGACCTCGGCGAAGATGCTCTCGATCGTCCCCCTCATGAACGGCGGCGGGCTGTTCGAGACCGGGGCGGGCGGGTCGGCACCCAAGCACGTCCAACAACTGCAGGCCGAGAACCACCTGCGCTGGGACTCCCTCGGCGAGTACCTCGCTCTGGGCGTGTCGCTCGAGCACTTCGCTGACGTCACCGGCAACGGCGGCGCCAAGGTCATGGGCGAGGCACTGTCGCGGGCGACGACCGAGTACCTGAGAGAGGGTCGCTCGCCATCACGGAAGGTGAACGAGCTGGACAATCGCGCCAGCACCTTCTACCTGTCCCTGTACTGGGCGCAGGCGCTGGCCGAGCAGGATGACGACGCTGACCTTGCCGCGACCTTCACTCCGGTGGCTGAGGCACTGGCTGAGGCAGAGGAGACCATCGTGGCCGAACTGATCGAGGTGCAGGGCGAGCCGGTCGATCTGCACGGCTACTACTACATCGATCGCGACAAGGCCGACCGTGTGATGCGGCCCAGCAAGACCTACAACTCGATCCTTGCCGACATCTGA
- a CDS encoding GTP-binding protein produces the protein MNWDPTAAETVKVVVAGPFAAGKTSFITHLSQTPVVSTETATSGDEADRKAGTTVSMDYGTFTVGSGDEAVQLLLFGTPGQARFRFMLDVAAVGMDGFILILDGTDPTSHTDAADILRTLEAHGSVPFLVAVNRLDDDEEAKEVAASIRSDLADVARPVDVRDAASTAAILLDLLLTMTDSLLEKSTA, from the coding sequence ATGAACTGGGATCCCACGGCGGCTGAGACCGTCAAGGTCGTCGTCGCGGGCCCGTTCGCGGCGGGTAAGACCTCCTTCATCACCCACCTGTCCCAGACGCCGGTCGTCAGCACCGAGACGGCGACCAGCGGGGACGAGGCCGACCGAAAGGCCGGCACCACCGTTTCGATGGACTACGGAACCTTCACGGTGGGTTCCGGAGACGAGGCAGTCCAACTGCTCCTCTTCGGAACCCCCGGACAGGCCCGGTTCCGCTTCATGCTCGACGTCGCAGCAGTCGGCATGGACGGGTTCATCCTGATCCTCGACGGCACCGACCCAACCAGTCACACCGATGCCGCGGACATCCTCCGCACCTTGGAGGCACACGGATCCGTTCCCTTCCTCGTTGCGGTCAACCGCCTGGACGACGACGAGGAGGCCAAAGAGGTGGCCGCGTCGATCCGCTCCGACCTTGCCGACGTGGCTCGACCCGTCGACGTCCGTGATGCGGCGTCGACCGCCGCGATCCTGCTCGACCTGCTGCTGACCATGACCGACTCGCTGCTAGAGAAGAGCACCGCATGA
- a CDS encoding type II toxin-antitoxin system Phd/YefM family antitoxin, with product MIVNMHDAKSSLSRLIRKVEDGEEVLIGRNGKPVARLVPYVARPGRRPGRLAGKITVEPDFDQTPPEVIRAFQGSASNDSAFDDPAADDQG from the coding sequence ATGATCGTCAACATGCACGACGCGAAGTCCTCCCTGTCCCGCCTGATCCGAAAGGTCGAGGACGGCGAGGAGGTGCTCATCGGCCGCAACGGGAAGCCCGTCGCCCGACTGGTCCCCTACGTCGCCCGTCCCGGCCGACGACCGGGGCGGCTGGCCGGCAAGATCACGGTCGAACCCGACTTCGACCAGACGCCGCCCGAGGTGATCCGAGCCTTCCAGGGCTCTGCCTCCAACGACTCTGCCTTCGACGACCCCGCCGCAGACGACCAGGGATGA
- a CDS encoding roadblock/LC7 domain-containing protein, producing the protein MTAEDHTTNVPISVLTREALNEISLAGLRGWLLSTLDGRWLASSIDGDRNAAAAVMASAHSLATRTGSLLGSGEVHAHLVHTEDGIVASKLVRKDAVLTLLVDDSSNMAQVLHASRRAAELLSKNDRLPVSTEPLVPLPDRPKLSVAS; encoded by the coding sequence ATGACCGCCGAGGACCACACCACCAACGTCCCGATCTCCGTGCTGACCCGTGAGGCGCTGAACGAGATCAGCTTGGCGGGTCTGCGCGGCTGGCTCCTGTCCACCCTCGACGGCCGCTGGCTGGCCAGTTCGATCGACGGTGATCGCAACGCCGCCGCCGCAGTCATGGCGAGCGCCCACTCCCTCGCCACGCGCACCGGCTCCCTGTTGGGCAGCGGCGAGGTCCACGCCCACCTCGTCCACACCGAGGACGGGATCGTGGCGAGCAAGCTGGTTCGCAAGGACGCGGTCCTGACCCTGCTGGTCGACGACTCCAGCAACATGGCTCAGGTCCTGCACGCCTCGCGGCGCGCCGCAGAGCTGCTCAGCAAGAACGACCGCCTGCCGGTCTCGACCGAGCCACTCGTCCCACTCCCCGACCGACCGAAGCTGTCAGTGGCGTCATGA
- a CDS encoding short-chain dehydrogenase/reductase encodes MIAGRQRREPYQVAGRTVLITGAARGIGAALARRLHAAGANVSLVGLEPDRLTALAAGLGPRAAWFEADVTDNDAVVTAVEGTASRFGGIDVAVANAGLSFIGTLATQPMEQWLRTIDVNLNGVYRTNRAVVPHIVASGGYLLNIASLAAVAHAPLMSAYTASKAGVEALTDALRAELLPTSAHAGCAYFGFIETDLVRGAYETGAASALNATQPGFLKTPIPPDQAVDAIERGISRRAKRIWAPRFVGPVLALRSTVTPILERTFGAKRDQLARALLVAQQDADQPVDLSLGVAVTDGQAAGERGPARDLV; translated from the coding sequence ATGATTGCCGGACGTCAGCGCCGAGAGCCGTACCAGGTCGCGGGGCGCACCGTCCTGATCACCGGCGCCGCCCGCGGGATCGGGGCCGCACTGGCCCGACGGCTGCACGCCGCCGGCGCCAACGTGTCGCTGGTCGGCCTCGAACCTGACCGCCTCACTGCACTCGCGGCCGGCCTCGGACCCCGCGCGGCCTGGTTCGAGGCCGACGTCACGGACAACGATGCCGTCGTCACCGCCGTCGAGGGCACGGCCAGTCGGTTCGGCGGAATCGACGTCGCCGTCGCCAACGCTGGCCTGTCCTTCATCGGGACCCTGGCCACGCAACCGATGGAGCAGTGGCTGCGCACGATCGACGTCAACCTGAACGGCGTCTACCGGACCAACCGGGCCGTGGTGCCCCACATCGTGGCCAGCGGCGGCTACCTGCTGAACATCGCCTCGCTGGCCGCCGTCGCCCACGCCCCGCTGATGAGCGCCTACACCGCCTCCAAGGCCGGCGTCGAGGCCCTGACCGACGCACTCCGCGCCGAGTTGCTGCCCACGTCCGCCCACGCCGGCTGTGCCTACTTCGGCTTCATCGAGACCGACCTGGTTCGCGGGGCCTACGAGACCGGTGCCGCTTCGGCCCTCAACGCCACCCAGCCCGGCTTCCTCAAGACGCCCATCCCACCGGATCAGGCCGTCGACGCCATCGAGCGCGGCATCAGCCGCCGGGCCAAGCGCATCTGGGCCCCACGGTTCGTCGGACCGGTCCTCGCCCTGCGCAGTACCGTCACGCCGATCCTCGAGCGGACCTTCGGTGCCAAGCGCGACCAACTCGCGCGGGCGCTTCTCGTCGCCCAGCAGGATGCGGACCAGCCCGTCGACCTCTCCCTCGGCGTCGCCGTCACCGACGGCCAGGCCGCCGGCGAGCGAGGCCCCGCCCGCGACCTGGTGTGA
- the rpoD gene encoding RNA polymerase sigma factor RpoD: protein MPPVPAGLLDHVAVTDLLNLGRTRGYVTREDIGDVVDGARLSDADAAALIGLLDAEGISRRRSVPDKQRSGASSVTAQLANARDPVRLYLQEIGTVDLLSSEEEVDLAKRHEAGLAAGDRLDLIGERLDPERRRQLLRQQRAGERAKARLVEANLRLVVSIAKRYVGRGMVLLDLIQEGNLGLIRAVEKFDYRKGYKFSTYATWWIRQAITRAIADQARTIRIPVHMVETMNKVVRTSRQLHQLLGREPTPSEIGDELDLEPEKVEDILRISQETVSLETPVGGEDDAFLGDFIEDETAVKPIEVASVSMLKEDLIGVLHTLGEREQRVIILRYGLDGQDVRTLEEVGAEFGVTRERVRQIEAKTLAKLRHSSRSNQLRDYLG, encoded by the coding sequence ATGCCCCCGGTGCCGGCCGGATTGCTCGACCACGTCGCCGTCACCGACCTGTTGAACTTGGGACGGACCCGCGGCTACGTGACCCGAGAGGACATCGGCGATGTCGTCGACGGTGCCCGGCTGTCGGACGCCGATGCGGCTGCGCTGATCGGCTTGCTGGATGCCGAGGGCATCAGCCGCCGACGGTCCGTCCCCGACAAGCAGCGATCAGGGGCCTCCTCGGTCACCGCCCAACTCGCGAACGCTCGCGATCCCGTACGCCTGTACCTGCAGGAGATCGGCACCGTCGATCTGTTGTCCTCCGAGGAAGAGGTGGATCTGGCCAAGCGGCATGAGGCCGGGTTGGCTGCGGGGGACCGGCTCGATCTGATCGGCGAACGACTCGATCCTGAGCGGCGCCGACAGCTCCTGCGGCAGCAGCGCGCCGGCGAACGCGCCAAGGCCCGACTGGTCGAGGCGAACCTCCGTCTGGTGGTCTCGATCGCCAAGCGGTACGTCGGTCGTGGGATGGTCCTGCTGGACCTCATCCAAGAGGGCAACCTCGGTCTCATCAGGGCGGTCGAGAAGTTCGACTATCGCAAGGGCTACAAGTTCTCGACCTACGCCACGTGGTGGATCCGGCAGGCCATCACACGTGCCATCGCCGACCAGGCCCGGACCATCCGGATCCCGGTCCACATGGTCGAGACGATGAACAAGGTCGTCCGGACCAGCCGGCAGCTGCATCAGCTCCTGGGTCGGGAACCGACCCCGTCGGAGATCGGCGACGAACTCGACCTCGAACCCGAGAAGGTCGAGGACATCCTGCGCATCAGCCAGGAGACCGTCAGTCTCGAGACGCCGGTCGGCGGCGAGGATGACGCCTTCCTCGGCGACTTCATCGAGGACGAGACAGCCGTCAAGCCGATCGAGGTCGCCAGCGTCTCGATGCTGAAGGAGGACCTGATCGGGGTGCTGCACACGCTCGGTGAGCGGGAGCAACGGGTCATCATCCTGCGCTACGGCCTTGACGGTCAGGACGTCCGCACCCTGGAGGAGGTCGGCGCCGAGTTCGGGGTGACACGGGAACGCGTCCGCCAGATCGAGGCCAAGACCTTGGCCAAGCTGCGGCACTCCTCACGCAGCAACCAGCTGCGCGACTACCTGGGCTAA
- a CDS encoding deoxyguanosinetriphosphate triphosphohydrolase has product MPDPRSARERTEELERASLSAWATLSDESKGREQPEAADRLRTSFQIDIERIQGCGAFGRLTDKSHSLLSVRGAGYRSRLQHTLSGARTARTIARALRLNEDLTEAIALGRELGAPAFGRAGEAALGLFTEPAFRHNHQSVRIIETLEPGPAGTPGLNLSFEVRDGIACHTSDAPTPATREAEVVRVSARIAQVIDEITDALETGVVVLSDLPAEAIGSLGDQPTSWRGVLTEDVVAASAGRPEIALGEPAQSALDTLVDFIVDRVADGHARADEQGRGSHVLSSLVVFYRDNPDRLPAAFRHTNDPLDVRIIDGVASLSDRQAVQQFNQFFLPQQTPRLS; this is encoded by the coding sequence GTGCCTGATCCTCGTTCGGCCCGCGAACGCACCGAGGAGTTGGAACGCGCAAGCCTCTCGGCGTGGGCCACGCTGTCCGACGAGTCGAAGGGGCGCGAGCAGCCCGAGGCAGCCGACAGACTGCGGACGTCGTTCCAGATCGACATCGAGCGGATCCAGGGGTGTGGGGCGTTCGGTCGGCTCACGGACAAGAGCCACTCACTGCTCTCCGTTCGTGGCGCGGGGTACCGCTCCCGACTGCAGCACACGCTCTCCGGGGCACGTACGGCTCGAACCATCGCTCGGGCGCTGCGTCTGAACGAGGACCTGACGGAGGCGATCGCCCTAGGGCGGGAGCTGGGCGCACCCGCGTTCGGGCGGGCAGGTGAGGCGGCCCTGGGCCTGTTCACCGAGCCGGCCTTCCGGCACAACCACCAGTCCGTGCGCATCATTGAGACGCTCGAACCGGGGCCGGCCGGCACCCCCGGCCTCAACCTGTCCTTCGAGGTTCGCGACGGCATCGCCTGTCACACCTCAGATGCCCCGACCCCGGCGACCCGGGAAGCGGAAGTCGTCAGGGTCAGCGCCCGGATCGCGCAGGTGATCGACGAGATCACCGACGCGCTGGAGACCGGCGTCGTGGTGCTGTCCGACCTCCCGGCAGAGGCCATCGGCAGTCTGGGTGATCAGCCGACCTCCTGGCGCGGTGTCTTGACGGAGGACGTCGTGGCCGCCTCCGCCGGGCGGCCTGAGATCGCACTCGGTGAGCCAGCTCAGTCCGCGCTCGACACGCTGGTGGACTTCATCGTCGATCGCGTCGCCGATGGTCACGCCCGTGCGGACGAGCAGGGCCGGGGCAGCCACGTGCTGTCGAGTCTGGTCGTGTTCTATCGGGACAATCCCGACCGGCTGCCAGCAGCGTTCCGTCACACCAACGACCCGCTCGACGTGCGGATCATCGACGGTGTGGCCTCGCTGTCGGACCGGCAGGCCGTCCAGCAGTTCAACCAGTTCTTCCTGCCTCAGCAGACACCACGGCTGAGCTGA
- a CDS encoding glycine--tRNA ligase, with amino-acid sequence METIVELCKRRGIIFQSSEIYGGLRGAWDFGPLGVALKENVRDAWKTAMFQLRDDVVPIEASILMHPKVWEASGHVGGFTDPLVDCRNCQSRYREDQLPTNKSGEIYCPNCGQAGTFTEAREFNLMFRTFVGPSEDTAAQVWMRPETAQGMFVDFAHVQLTSRKKVPFGIGQIGRSFRNEITPRNFIFRVREFEQMEMEFFCKPGTDEAWHDYWIRQRYDWYTALGMDPANLRIRPHAEDELSHYSKGTVDLEYRFPMGWGELEGIANRGDFDLTQHAEHSGKDLSYFDQAAGERYIPYVIEPAAGVDRTVLAFMVDAYAEEEAPAAKGGTETRTVLRFHPDLAPVKVAVLPLSKKDTLTPTARRVNDLLKPHFRGVDYDESGQIGRRYRRQDEVGTPFCVTVDFETVEDDDAVTVRDRDTMDQDRVPIENLVAYLDDRFAAARA; translated from the coding sequence ATGGAGACCATCGTCGAGCTGTGCAAGCGGCGGGGGATCATCTTCCAGTCCTCCGAGATCTACGGCGGCCTGCGGGGGGCCTGGGACTTCGGGCCGCTCGGTGTGGCACTGAAGGAGAACGTCCGCGACGCCTGGAAGACCGCCATGTTCCAGCTGCGGGACGACGTCGTGCCCATCGAGGCCTCCATCCTCATGCACCCCAAGGTCTGGGAGGCCTCCGGCCATGTCGGCGGGTTCACCGACCCGTTGGTGGACTGTCGCAACTGCCAGAGCCGGTACCGCGAGGATCAGCTGCCGACCAACAAGTCCGGTGAGATCTACTGCCCGAACTGCGGGCAGGCCGGGACCTTCACCGAAGCGCGCGAATTCAACCTGATGTTCCGGACCTTCGTGGGTCCGTCGGAGGACACCGCGGCCCAGGTCTGGATGCGCCCGGAGACCGCACAGGGCATGTTCGTCGACTTCGCCCACGTCCAGCTGACCAGCCGGAAGAAGGTCCCGTTCGGCATCGGCCAGATCGGGCGGTCCTTCCGCAATGAGATCACGCCCCGCAACTTCATCTTCCGCGTCCGCGAGTTCGAGCAGATGGAGATGGAGTTCTTCTGCAAACCCGGCACCGACGAGGCGTGGCACGACTACTGGATCCGTCAGCGCTACGACTGGTACACCGCTCTCGGGATGGACCCGGCCAACCTGCGCATCCGACCACACGCCGAGGACGAGCTGAGCCACTACTCCAAGGGCACCGTCGATCTGGAGTACCGCTTCCCGATGGGTTGGGGCGAACTCGAGGGCATCGCCAACCGGGGCGACTTCGACCTGACCCAGCACGCCGAGCACTCCGGCAAGGACCTGAGCTACTTCGACCAGGCGGCGGGGGAGCGGTACATCCCCTACGTCATCGAGCCGGCGGCCGGCGTCGACCGGACGGTCCTGGCGTTCATGGTCGATGCCTACGCCGAGGAGGAGGCTCCTGCAGCCAAGGGTGGCACGGAGACCCGGACGGTCCTGCGCTTCCACCCCGACCTCGCACCGGTCAAGGTGGCTGTGCTCCCGCTGTCGAAGAAGGACACGCTCACCCCCACCGCGCGGCGCGTCAACGACCTCCTCAAGCCGCACTTCCGAGGCGTGGACTACGATGAGTCGGGCCAGATCGGCCGTCGGTATCGGCGGCAGGACGAGGTGGGGACGCCGTTCTGCGTGACCGTGGACTTCGAGACGGTGGAGGACGACGACGCCGTCACGGTCCGCGACCGCGACACGATGGACCAGGACCGGGTCCCGATCGAGAACCTCGTGGCGTACCTCGACGACCGCTTCGCGGCGGCGCGGGCCTGA
- a CDS encoding YtxH domain-containing protein — translation MGTKFGLLIGGALGYFFGTKAGRERHQQILEAFDAFLGSETAKSLQASARDVWSTAQGELPDSVTDLFSD, via the coding sequence ATGGGAACCAAGTTCGGTCTGCTCATCGGTGGGGCTCTCGGCTACTTCTTCGGAACCAAGGCCGGACGGGAGCGTCATCAGCAGATCCTCGAGGCGTTCGACGCCTTCCTCGGATCCGAGACGGCCAAGTCGTTGCAGGCCAGCGCTCGTGATGTGTGGTCGACCGCACAGGGCGAGTTGCCCGATTCGGTGACCGACCTCTTCTCGGACTAA